A window of the Myxococcus fulvus genome harbors these coding sequences:
- a CDS encoding Ppx/GppA phosphatase family protein codes for MPRFATIDIGTNSVLLLVAERTGEGRFEAVLERAEITRLGRGVDATRRLSPEGMEATLSVLESFAREAREQGAQDIAVSATSAARDAVNGAEFLEAAKTRAGVTVEIISGQLEAELSFAAVSSDFAGEAAGPLLVLDIGGGSTEFIYGNPAGHVDFRHSFDVGAVRLTERFVSSDPISAEDRARIQAHLRETFKALPPPPPASVLVGVAGTVTTVYAVKHAIDPYDAARVHGGTLSVGELGALVDQLCQQPLEARRALPGMQPKRADVIPAGAIILLEAVKALGLDGCRVSDRGLRWGLLAHRFGAGASRS; via the coding sequence ATGCCGCGATTCGCCACCATCGACATCGGTACCAACTCCGTGCTGTTGCTGGTCGCGGAGCGCACCGGGGAAGGCCGCTTCGAAGCCGTCCTCGAGCGCGCTGAAATCACCCGCCTGGGACGCGGCGTGGACGCCACCCGCCGCCTGTCCCCCGAGGGCATGGAGGCCACGCTGTCGGTGCTCGAGTCCTTCGCGCGCGAGGCCCGTGAGCAGGGCGCGCAGGACATCGCGGTCTCCGCCACCAGCGCCGCGCGCGACGCGGTGAATGGCGCGGAGTTCCTCGAGGCCGCGAAGACGCGCGCGGGCGTCACGGTGGAGATCATCTCCGGGCAGTTGGAGGCGGAGCTGTCGTTCGCCGCGGTGAGCTCGGACTTCGCGGGCGAGGCGGCCGGGCCCCTGCTGGTGTTGGACATCGGTGGCGGCTCCACCGAGTTCATCTACGGCAACCCCGCCGGCCACGTGGACTTCCGTCACAGCTTCGACGTGGGCGCGGTGCGGCTCACCGAGCGTTTCGTGAGCTCGGACCCGATTTCCGCCGAGGACCGCGCGCGCATCCAGGCGCACCTGCGCGAGACCTTCAAGGCGCTGCCGCCTCCGCCTCCTGCCTCGGTGCTGGTGGGCGTGGCGGGCACGGTGACGACGGTGTACGCGGTGAAGCACGCCATCGACCCGTACGACGCGGCGCGGGTGCACGGCGGCACGCTGTCGGTGGGCGAATTGGGCGCGCTGGTGGACCAGCTGTGCCAGCAGCCTCTCGAGGCTCGGCGCGCGCTGCCGGGCATGCAGCCCAAGCGCGCGGACGTCATTCCCGCAGGTGCAATCATCCTGCTGGAGGCGGTGAAGGCGCTGGGGCTGGATGGCTGCCGGGTGAGTGACCGGGGCTTGAGATGGGGACTGCTCGCGCACCGCTTCGGCGCGGGGGCCTCCCGTTCATGA
- a CDS encoding spinster family MFS transporter: MSAPSVSVSPPPSPSPSPTSTPVAPAANAGYALLILTLINLVNYLDRYIVAVALPGIQQEFGINDTQSGLLGTMFIVVFMLASPLGGFLGDRYPRKFLVAGGVLLWSLATGASGLATSFIALLVARAVIGIGEAGYGAVAPSIISDLYPRDRRTRMLALFYIAIPVGAAAGYGLGGWLTQKYSWHVAFFAGGVPGLILGAMAFFMPEPQRGAMDGPDAQVKLPFMVGLRGLGRNAAFWAVTAGYTLMTFSIGGLGFWMPTYLVRERAMSADSSGFLFGAITAVAGLLGTVAGGWLGDKLDRKREGGGLWMSGIGLLLAAPCMYLAVHLKDVGPTFAAIGAAQFLIFLNSGPINAAIVNCVPPAFRAFAMGLNVLCIHLLGDAISPTLIGNIADASNLRTAIAVNALPVLLGGLALLVGARLFRDAVPRERATA, from the coding sequence ATGAGCGCGCCCTCCGTGAGCGTCTCTCCTCCTCCGTCTCCGTCACCCTCGCCCACCAGCACGCCCGTGGCTCCGGCGGCGAACGCCGGCTACGCGCTGCTCATCCTCACGCTCATCAACCTGGTCAACTACCTCGACCGATACATCGTCGCGGTGGCGCTGCCGGGCATCCAGCAGGAGTTCGGCATCAACGACACCCAGTCGGGCCTGCTCGGCACCATGTTCATCGTGGTGTTCATGCTGGCCTCGCCGCTGGGTGGCTTCCTCGGTGACAGGTATCCTCGCAAGTTCCTGGTGGCCGGCGGCGTGCTGTTGTGGAGCCTCGCCACGGGGGCCAGCGGGCTCGCCACGTCCTTCATCGCGCTGCTCGTCGCGCGTGCGGTGATTGGCATCGGCGAGGCGGGCTATGGCGCGGTGGCGCCGAGCATCATCTCGGACCTGTACCCTCGCGACCGGCGCACGCGGATGCTGGCGCTCTTCTACATCGCCATCCCGGTGGGCGCGGCCGCGGGCTACGGCCTGGGCGGGTGGCTGACGCAGAAGTACTCGTGGCACGTGGCCTTCTTCGCCGGAGGCGTGCCGGGCCTGATTCTGGGCGCGATGGCGTTCTTCATGCCGGAGCCCCAGCGCGGAGCCATGGACGGCCCGGACGCGCAGGTGAAGCTGCCCTTCATGGTCGGCCTGCGAGGCCTGGGACGCAACGCGGCCTTCTGGGCGGTGACGGCGGGCTACACGCTGATGACGTTCTCCATCGGCGGCCTGGGCTTCTGGATGCCGACGTACCTGGTGCGCGAGCGCGCCATGTCGGCGGACAGCTCCGGGTTCCTCTTCGGCGCGATTACCGCGGTGGCGGGCCTGTTGGGCACGGTGGCCGGCGGGTGGCTGGGCGACAAGCTGGACCGCAAGCGCGAGGGCGGTGGCCTGTGGATGTCGGGCATCGGCCTCCTGCTCGCGGCGCCGTGCATGTACCTGGCGGTGCACCTGAAGGACGTGGGGCCCACGTTCGCGGCCATCGGCGCCGCGCAGTTCCTCATCTTCCTCAACAGCGGCCCCATCAACGCGGCCATCGTCAACTGCGTGCCGCCCGCGTTCCGCGCCTTCGCCATGGGGCTCAATGTGCTGTGCATCCACCTGCTCGGGGATGCGATTTCGCCCACGCTCATCGGCAACATCGCCGACGCGTCCAACCTGCGCACCGCCATCGCGGTGAACGCCCTGCCCGTGCTGCTCGGCGGACTGGCGCTGCTCGTCGGCGCGCGACTGTTCCGGGACGCGGTGCCCCGGGAGCGCGCTACCGCCTGA